From Astyanax mexicanus isolate ESR-SI-001 chromosome 11, AstMex3_surface, whole genome shotgun sequence, the proteins below share one genomic window:
- the LOC125804990 gene encoding hemicentin-1-like, producing the protein MANCAASVRLKRSTSKLGEQHWGVTYTPDSVCALEGSSVDLSCSYKHPGGLTVTESFWFINDQPGVGPVDLQEDAQYKRRVQYYQTPCRMRITGLRASDAQTYKFRFFTDDPDGKYTGSSGVRLSVTGLKIGVLNTKEGGKQLNCSSTCALTNPTYIWYRNEQPVSEQNRAVLYLRDRTVDAGSYSCAVKGHEEIRSAAVCVFEGLQVKVEGAAAAPAEEQTVTLTCSSMCSSQSYSTYTWYRNGQPVSECRSASCSVAVFRGEISYSCAVEGRGLRSATTLKPGDDTYTALNLATTSSSEYDSLTVNQCSHATHSANDTYSTLNPATRTSSEYDTLIVVGELGEKQWGVTYTPDRVCALEGSSVDLSCSYKHPGGLRVIKSFWFINDQHVDLREDDQYKGRVKFYRNPCRMRITGLRASDSQIYKFRFITDDPGGKYIGSSGVSLSVTDLKIEVLNTQGGGKQLICSSTCTLTNPTYIWYRNEQPVSEQNRAVLYLRDRTVDAGSYSCAVKEHEEIRSAAVYSPKETRAVVLPSGERKEGDSVTLTCSSDADPPVLTFNWFKQSVNESLGTGQNYSITNISSQHSGLYYCTALNQLGQHSSAPARLDVFYPPRPPSLSEFNGFNGSITLVCTPKPGDDTYTALNLATTSSSEYDTLTHATHSPSDTYSTLNTATRTSSEYDTLTVVGPPPVQSGAPDEENN; encoded by the exons GTAAACTGGGTGAGCAGCATTGGGGAGTGACATACACTCCTGATagtgtgtgtgctctggaaggttcatcagttgatctctcctgctcttataaacaccctggaggactcacAGTGACTGAATCATTCTGGTTCATTAATGACCAGCCTGGAGTTGGGCCTGTAGATCTGCAAGAGGATGCTCAGTATAAGAGGAGAGTGCAGTATTACCAGACCCCATGTCGAATGAGAATCACTGGTCTGAGAGCGAGTGATGCTCAGACATATAAGTTCAGATTCTTTACTGATGATCCTGATGGTAAATACACTGGCAGCTCTGGAGTCCGTCTGTCTGTCACAG GTCTGAAGATTGGTGTGTTGAACACAAAGGAAGGAGGAAAGCAGCTGAACTGTAGCTCCACCTGCGCTCTGACTAACCCcacctacatctggtacaggaacgaacagcctgtatctgagcagaacagagctgtactgtatctgagggaccgcactgtggatgcaggcagctactcctgtgctgtgaaaggacacgaggagatccgctctgctgctgtct GTGTGTTTGAAGGTCTGCAGGTGAAAGTGGAAGGTGCTGCAGCTGCTCCTGCAGAAGAACAGACAGTAACACTGACCTGCAGCTCGATGTGTAGCTCTCAGTCCTACTCCACCTACACCTGGTACAGGAACGGACAGCCTGTATCTGAGTGTAGATCTGCCTCCTGCTCTGTAGCTGTGTTCAGAGGAGAGATCAGCTACAGCTGTGCTGTTGAAGGCCGTGGTCTCCGCTCTGCTACA ACTCTAAAGCCTGGAGACGACACGTACACAGCTCTAAACCTCGCCACCACCTCGTCCTCTGAGTACGACTCTCTGACAGTGAATCagtgcagt CACGCTACACACTCTGCCAACGACACATACTCAACTCTCAACCCTGCAACCAGGACgtcctctgagtacgacactctgata gtTGTTG GTGAACTGGGTGAGAAGCAGTGGGGAGTGACTTACACTCCTGATCGTGTGTGTGCTCTGGAAGGTTCATCAGTTGATCTCTCCTGCTCTTATAAACACCCTGGAGGACTCAGAGTGATTAAATCATTCTGGTTCATTAATGACCAGCATGTAGATCTGCGAGAGGATGATCAGTATAAGGGGAGAGTGAAGTTTTACCGGAACCCATGTAGAATGAGAATCACTGGTCTTAGAGCGAGCGATTCTCAGATATATAAGTTCAGATTCATCACTGATGATCCTGGTGGTAAATACATTGGCAGCTCTggagtcagtctgtctgtcacag ATCTGAAGATTGAAGTGTTGAacacacagggaggaggaaagcagctgatctgtagctccacctgcactctgactaaccccacctacatctggtacaggaacgaacagcctgtatctgagcagaacagagctgtactgtatctgagggaccgcactgtggatgcaggcagctactcctgtgctgtgaaagaacacgaggagatccgctctgctgctgtct ATTCTCCTAAAGAGACCAGAGCGGTCGTTCTTCCCTctggagagagaaaggagggagattcagtgactctgacctgcagcagtgatgcagaTCCTCCTGTTCTCACCTTCAACTGGTTTAAACAAAGTGTAAATGAATCACTGGGAACAGGCCAGAAttacagcatcaccaacatcagctCCCAGCACAGCGGACTGTACTACTGCACCGCTCTCAACCAGCTCGGACAGCACAGCTCTGCACCCGCCCGTCTGGACGTGTTCT ATCCTCCCAGACCTCCATCTCTATCTGAGTTTAACGGGTTTAACGGCTCGATCACGCTGGTGTGC ACTCCAAAGCCTGGAGACGACACGTACACAGCTCTAAACCTCGCCACCACCTCgtcctctgagtacgacactctgaca CATGCTACACACTCCCCCAGTGATACCTACTCAACCCTGAACACTGCAACCAGGACATCatctgagtacgacactctgaca gtTGTTGGTCCTCCCCCGGTGCAGAGCGGAGCTCCAGACGAGGAGAATAACTAA